Below is a genomic region from Silurus meridionalis isolate SWU-2019-XX chromosome 1, ASM1480568v1, whole genome shotgun sequence.
TAGCCTTATAATATCAatcatataaatgaataaacagagtGATTCACTGATGAACAAAAGACAGACCATGTAGCGAAGACGTCACCGTATATCTTGTGCAGttacataataaaacattaaggGCATCTTCTTTATAGGTAGCTTTTGCAAGGAAAGTCACAGATCATGTATATTAAACTGTACCTCCTGTGAGGCCTGTCGAGAGCCCCTGGACTGTCCACTTATCTCCTGAGAAAAGCTTTGAGAATTTTCAGGCCAGTTTTGAGATCCAAACAGAAACTGGGAGTCAGGCAGGTTCGAGTAGTCACTGGTAGCAACTCCCTTCCCTGCTTTTGCACCCCTATGAAATAATGCAACTCATtaacaatatgtttaaaacactggacaaaattattgatacacctgattttctttttccattcatatgtggttcttctccaaactgttaccacaaaattgaaggcatacaATTGTTTATAATGTCTTTGGATGGTGCAGTATTAAGATTTTCCTTTTGCCTATTAGGATGAATTGGGCCtcctcactccaaaatcttatCAGAAGAGTGGACATTATTATAAGatcaaatggggattaaatgtggaaggggatgttcaaaaagcacatatgaatcttgtgGTCTGGTGTCgacaatcttttgtccatacaggtagtcgtctacttacgaccacgatttgGACtgacagaccggtcgtaacacggtcgtaagtagagtaggctatatgtacagtactgggaaatgatgccggaagctggtacgcactgtcgtacaccatggctagcgattgtggtcgtaaagtcaaATGGTCGTAAGTCAGTATACTGTATGTCTCTTGCTGATAATCCTCaagatgtaaatgtataattcaGACTTACACAGAGTTCATTGAGATATTCAAAACATCCTTGACATTCCAAATGTTGGGCTTCATGTGTCCGTGTTCCTGTAAAATTactacatagaaaatattttatgcGCTATTTATCGTTGTACATCGGCTAAAGGAGTTAGCTAGCAAAACAATGCTATTATTAGCATTTTAGATTTAGCTCTATTGCGCATCTTCGCTACAgtttactttactatttatttaatttatcatttatctATTTCCCCTCCGTGCTTACtaattcataattcataattCACAACAGCATTCGTGTGTTATATAGTGTAAAACTCACTGAATGTGTCTGAAACCGTTTAATGACTGCAGTTTGTAGAAGCTGAAACTCCTGAAGTAACTTTAGATGAGGGGCTCTGTGCGCACGCGCGCCCTCCTGTGTGAGTTTAATGCACTGCAGGCTTTGAGATGGAGATCTACTTGTAATGTATTGAGATTGCTGTGGTTGTTACCAGTGTCCGTCGCTAGAGGGTGCTAGAACAGAGGAGAATAAAGTGTTATGTtgtgagtaaagaaaggaagtaCATAAAAGGTGCTTGGAAAAtgcacaggtgtgtgtagttAATTTATTATGGGCAGAGGTGTTACACTACCGTGTGTACAACTTTCTTGAcggaaatgacaaaaaatgacagaaaaccTCCTATTTACCTTCATAACCTCTTcagcactttattaggaacattgTACTAATAATGCATATGTCCCCCCTTTGCCCTCTAATAAGTTTATTGAATCGATTGTTAATTTGAGATATTCTGGTTCATGTTGACATGACTGCATCACACAGTTCTTACAGATTTTACAGGCGCTCTTTCATGTTGTAAATCTCCTGTGCTACTACATAATGCATACAGAATAATTGATTAGGATTAAAGTAATATAGTATTCTTGTATGAAagtgtgctaaaaaaaaacatcaacaacaacaaaacaaatctgGGTAATTTCTGACCTTATTCTGACCTAGCAGAAATAACAATTCATCAGACAATGCTACAGTCCCAAAGACTTATTCTGTCAAGTTTTGGTGAGTCTGTGCCTTTTCCAGCTTCGGATTTCTGTTATTTGGTGACAGAAGTGAAATCCACCTCAaggttttgaaatgttttgcatttaatgatgCCTTTTTCTGCAAATACAACTTTTGAGTTTGATTTCCCTATGTTTCTATCCACAGAGGTGTGGCTCTGTTGtagtttctgtttgtttgtttgtttgtgcacCATACTGAGTAAactctagagcaggggtcaccaacctttttgacaccgagagctacttcttgggtaccgattaatgtgaagggctaccagtttgatacacaattctgaaataacaaaattgctcaatttacctttaattatatgttagataaatatcattaattattcatatgggaccaaaactcaaagcacactttaggtcgcgggccgaataaaaacatttattaaacacactaaaacaatgtttttgaacataaatataaataaaaacagacaggaattttattccagaataaatacatttacacttttaataacttaaaatattttgctctccataaaaaaatctcctgtcaaaattatacaagttagaaatatgaacatgctgcgaaAAAACCCgtaacaaatcaataaaaattgtgcttttatgtaaacgttaaaataacaacaaatcaaaacaatctgATTTATTTGCTCTAatgtcattttataaaaaataatcataaactTTAAAGAACTTAAAagattttgctctccataaaaatatctcctgttaaacaccagacgtctcacagcttcatcatgcagctcttcagaaactctccctcagtaaataaccagctgatgtgcctctgatttctcctctgttttcacaccagcttcactttgtgattttgctctggtgaaacacgtctgctgaaatgtcagattcttctttaactcttcttctttctgtatcttctgctctgcattgaggtttttcagcttctcttgatgttttgtctcgtagttcagTCTtagaatcccatcggttttgaaaggctctgttttcagaatcaacttttctcttcaccactgtgaggcgctgtttcacaataactgtacaatagggttaaagacatcaacagaagcttgacttgattgacgctggaatgttcccaggtagtctagcgttcggtaaggcagctgaagcgctgcattatgggatctgtagtttttgttatcagcgcttcatatcgccgggacattaataacaataataatagatctttataaaatcatctcgcggaccagatataattgtacgtcgggccggatttgacactgagtttgacacccctgatctatgtgaagacactgatcatgttaatgatttctcacaataattattaacaatgatttaaggtaggaaacagctatttttagaaaaggctcgcTGGCGACTCATGTGGCCCCCGCGGGCGACCATTCTAACgtgtctgtatctgtattcTCTACATTGTATCGCTGCCACAATACTGACAGATTAGATAACTGTATGAATAGTGTTCCTGATAAagcatacaaaaataaacacatttaattatatatttgggCACGtgagagcgtgagagagagagagagagagagagagagagagagagagagacgtttATTTGTTGAGCGTTTCCATGGCAATGCTTGTACACGGCGGAAGTGTCGAATGTTGTTGATGCGCCCTGCGAAGATTAGTATTCCTATATATACTTTTCCAATATTTTTGAGTATCCTTTGACAATAATCACATAACCCAATGGATACTAAAGTAGAAGATGATCCGCTGGATCTCAGAGCCTCTGAATTCAAAAGTGCGTTAGATGCACAGCCAGATCCACAGCCGGAGGAGAGCACACAGCCCGATTTCGAGATCAAGAACATCGACTGGGTTGCTTGTAAGGACTTTACACTCAGTGTAGGAAAAAAGCAAATCGAGGAGTACATGTGCACCTGGGAGATGAACCCGAAATGGCTGTTCAGCGTCCAGTTCCTGCAGGAGCGTGAACTGGAGTATGAAAAGCAGTTCCTCTACAGGGCGCTGTGGAGCATCCCGACCAGCCGCCGTCCGATACCTGCTCACACAGCGTCGGTCTACTTCACCATCAGCATCTCCAAAATCAAACCACAAACTAATCCTGTGCAAGTCCGATTTCAGCTTGAATTCAGCAAGACCACGCATGTTCCTGGAAAAACGATATTCCGTGAGAAATGGCTGAACGACTCGATTGAAAACAAGTCACTGCTTATGGAAACCATcacttttaagaaataaaaatacaagcatGGGGTTTAAATGGACACAAACCAACAAATTACCATTGAACTGTTTAAACTCTGATTAATGCTAGTTCTAAACATTGAACTaaatttatttatcaaaattGAATGCATATACATTTGACCCTGTTATAACTTTAATGTTAAGTTATGACTGTGAGAAGCATCCAGTGTGTAAACGGTTCAGTTGAATGAAATGGCTTTTGTATATGAGAGCATTCAGTAGCCAGATGGTTGCCATAAGGCTACAGTAACTTAACCACTCTGTACAAATGTGgtgtagaaaaaagaaaggtttCTCAATATGCATCAAAGCTTATTAAAACTTGGGGCAGATGAGCATGTAGAACACAAGtgtaatcacactcttgatatcacacaaatgaggatgggttccccttttgagtctggttcctctcaaggtttcttcctcataacatctaagggagtttttccttgctacagtcaccatggctgctcatcagggataaatacacatcattcaccttaactgttgatttctgtaaagttgctttgagacattgtttgttgtgaaaagcgctatagaaataaacttgacttgacatgacttgacaATGTTGGGTTCTACGTCTGTGTTCCTGGCATACTGTAAGTGTGCAATTTACTTAATGCAATGTTTTTGAAGTACGTAATGGGATTTTTAACATGAAAATTGCTTATTGATAATATAAAGTAgtctaataatgaataaaacctGACTCCTGGGTTAAATTTAAATTAGTCTGAATCAGTGCTTGCTAAAGATTATGTGTCATATCACACTTTCTATTGCATGGAGAACTTGAATTACATCAACAAGAGATATTCATCAGACTCTCACCTGCTTTAATTTACACTATGTAATCCATCACATTTTTGATAtacacagtactgtgcaaaagttaaaaatagaaatgtttacTTTGATCatttaacaaaatggaaagtaatgatccaaatcaaatgaatatttggtgtgacactttgcctgcaaaacagcataaGTTTTCTATGCACACTTGCACAGTTTTTGAAAGAAATCTACCTGTGCctgtttctttgtgcttcttcaaaatagtttgaacagcacatcttgaaacctgagtctgctttgaaatctttgcctgggagggaccttgctgatgcagtataaccACCTTGGGTATGGCGCTGTGCTCAGTTttgccatggtgtatgacctgAGACATGAAAatgtcttccacaacctcacctAAGTAGCAGAGTTTGTCTGCTCCTTACAAAGTTTTAAGCCTCCTACATAACTATTTCTGAttcagttaatgactgtgtttcaacctacatatgagATTGATCATCATTAGCaccattattaataattataccaTTATTTGCTTAGTATTattggttaatcatacacctgaaTAGGATCCTACAAAATCCTTGACTTTGTGTGTGCAAGTAAAAAGTaaggtcacaccaaatatttgctcaatttgcattttgtaaataaatataaattatatatatatatatatatatatatatatatatatatatatatatatatatatatatatatatatatatatatatattgtatatataacaATTAATACAGGAATACTATACACGTAGAGGcaaacaaacttttattttgacagGTGAAATGATAAACAGGAAGTGCTTTGATATACAAACGCGTCTTACAAGTTGTGATGTTTGATAAGGTAAGTCGTGTGTTTGTTTTAGCCCGAATAACCCTTAGATTGTGATTGTTTGTCTCGggattatttaatattaacagGAAATTATGCGGTCTGTGAGATTTAAAACACCCGGCACACTTATATTAGCTGTCTAGCCATACTGTTTAGAGATGCTAGAGAGATGTTGAGGTTATGTAGCTGATTTGGCTAAATGCTAAAGGTATCCTGCACTAACTCTGGGTAGGATAAAGCATCACAGGTCATCATGTGTATCAGTCAGACACGTGTGATGGGCAGTATCACTTGTTTATAAGCTCCAATGCACTAGGCGTCATAGAGATTTACGTACTGCACACATGATCTTCCAATAGCACTGATCACACCAGTATTAATACTGGGAATATGGTTAAACCAGTAGACTTTGGCTCCGAAGGTCGCaagttcaaatcacagccacaccaagctgccactcatgggcccCTAAGAAAAGCCCCTAACCCCATATTTGCTcacttgtatgaatgagataaatgtatgtCTTTCTGGATaagtgcatctgccaaatgccatacatgtaaatgtaaatatcaccTGCAGGACCTGCATCACAATGATTAGAGTCTACTACATCATCGGGGTTGCACTTTTTGCTTCAGAAATTCCAGAAATccaggtgtgtgttttgcatttttccaTTCTTTAATAAGCCTTTTATCAcatgcaaaatgtatttaacacaGTCAACCAACATACAGTAGGTTATACATACAAGAGTCAAAGTTATCAACCACATCATTGTGTTCATGCATCAGGTGAAGTAATCGTGTATATGACCAATCACTATAGAATATGTCAGTTGTTGAAATGTTTGTGTTCTAGGCTCTACTAGAAAACCCGGATGATTGCTGTAGAAGAACGCAGAAAACGAATGAAACTTGTGggtactatttttttttactgtggtaCTCGTTTATCTggtattttttaacaaatgcgTTCACTTCTTTTTCATAGcagaatgcatttttttttttactacaatatGTACACGATGTGAATGCTGTTGTAGTGGAAAATTTAGGTTTTGAGATTTGGGACATAAGATGCTGTGAATTTTTAAACCGCTTTACATACGAAATGAAACAtgatgcatcattttttttacttcatttatttgatttatgaaGACTTCTATTTCATAAACTGCTCACATTAAAGTATTCCAAAAATTGTCCAAATCCAAAAAACGTCTCCTCACATAAAACTTTACCAGAGCAGTCTGTTGTTGTGTAGCAACGGTCATTCAAGTCACTGTGTAAATTGGTATTAATAGAATTGAGGATTTCACAgcattgtgttttaaatgtgacatttttattgtgatttttttgttttgtttttttctttctttcttttttttcccaatagaTCAAAGATCATATTTCTTGTATTTGCTCTTTGATTAAATACAGTCCTATGAAAGTGAAAGCACACCATTTTCAAATTATATGATTTCTCATGTCAGGACATTAGCAGGTCTTAGCTTTAGGTAAAAACAACCTCAGACATATAAAAGACACATGACATATTACAccgttatttttattttattttttacaaaaaataaagccGAAGTGGAGAAACCATGTGTGGAAAAAGTTGATTAGCAGTAACTTAAAATATTGTTGTATGACTTTATCAGCCTCTCACATCATTTTGACTTTCTCTTCTTTATAGAGTTGCTTCAGTTCATTAAAGTTTGTGGGCATTTTTATATTCACAGCTCTCTTAAGGTCCTGCCACAAAATCTCAGTCAGGTTAATGtagatttgctggtgtgcttgggatcattgtcctgttgcatgaaCAAATTTTGGCCAAGCTTTAGCTGTCAGATAGATGCCCTCACATCCTATTCTACAATCCTTCGGTATACAGTACCGAAAAAATTAATTGCCAGCTCATTGACTGCAAGGTGCCCAGGTTCTGTGGCTGCAACCCAATTCCAAATCTTCACGCCTTTCACCACCGTGCTTGATAGTTGATGTGAGGTGTTTGTGCTGATGTGCTCTGTGTGTTTTATGCCAAACGTGATGCTCTGCATTATGGCCATTATGGGTATTTTTTTGGTGTgctttcattttcacatgactgtGTAACTTTAAGTTTAATATTGCATGAAAGTACATATCCATAAAATCATCCAATGATGACGTTTGTTGTCCACAAGGGTGTCCCCAAATGGAGAACAGCACTGTtcggtgtgtgaagtgtgacactTTGACTTCAGATCTGTGGAACCTGACACTGTGTAACACCCGTAAGTGTCTGGCGAGGTAATACAAGGTGATACATATGAAggtttcatttatataaattaattctaATAAATAGTTGTTGGTGAGTAGCAGAGAGATTGTGCATGTGAATTATTTGCGTCTGTGCCACGTCAGCTATTTTATTCTGTATGAGACTATAGCTGTAGGTTATTATTGTCACATAGCGAATTTACATTGGTGAGTAACTGACTGGAACACGTTGTGCATTCAACGGTTTGAATGTGCacattccagccaatcagaatgaagTACTCAAACTGATCATGGTGTGGAAAATGTATTACTGTCATTGGCTTTCATGTTTTGCAAAGCATAGCATGACCCATTTTTGGCTTGTGgcttgtttagttttgtttgtttagttttttcagtTGTAATAATtagtctccttttttttcttttttttatactagcTGTCAACGGTACTGCAATATCCACAATAATCAATATAGGTGAGTTTATACCATCTAAACTTTTAATAACATTTCGCTGTAACTGCATACTATTAATTCAATgcaatcatattttttatatatcgcTTGGAGCTTTCAGCAGTTTTAGCATTTGGATAGCTTGCAGTTCTACACCAAGCCAGTAGTGCAGATGTGGATATAATGCCTCTGAAATTACACATAATTCTAATAAAGTAGATTTTTGACATGCCATGTGTAACGCGGGAGAATTTTGCACATCAAGTCCTTTTACATGTTTTCTTTGTATTGGCAGGTGGTCCAGGTGTAGCAGCGTCTGTTCTTTTGGGCACTTTGTTCATCAGTctcttcctcattctctctgttgCTTCTTTCTTCTACCTCAAACGCTCGAACCATCTTCCTGGTGTCTTCTATAGACGCAAAggtaataaaatagaaataatccAAGTTATAGGATTATGCAAATCCTATAGGCTGAAATATAAGAAGACATCTTTCTCTGATTTGTTGGCTGAGCTCATTCATTAATACGTTTGGTAAATGTTTGATCTATGACAATATTGAAAGTGTGTTTTTACTCTCCACtagcttttatttttcaacCAAGTGAAACGGTAAGCTTTTGAAAATCTGCATCTtaaattacacattttcttgtttttgccctgtaatttattacaaaaattataaaaaaaaatttatcatatgattttttttccccaggctGTTATGATGCCTGCTACATCATCCTCAGGTAAGGAAATATTTTTCCTTATTGCTTcttaattatgtttattattatgaattatgtTATCGTGTTATCAGGGTTGTAACTAAATACTAGGAAGAATGTGTGGGTGTATAAGGAAATAAGATAATAAAATGTTGTTGCTTTCTTAGACCAGTAAAGAAGAcatcacattttatatatgaaaCATGATGATATGTGCAAATGAGAAAAATCTATATTAGTTTGTATTACTGAAAGCGATAGGCAAACTTAAGGCAAGACAGATCTATCTACAGATAGAAATGACACGACCAATAGCATCTCAGAATGTAATAATCAAGCAGTATCAGATAAACAAGAGTGGTGTAGTGGTTTGCCCTGGGAAAATGACAGCTGTGCTGATATTCAGTACAACAGAACAACTGTGAGCATGATATATTTGTACATCAGTTTTATGAACATGAACTTAATATTGAGTAACTCATTTGTTCAGCACA
It encodes:
- the akap14 gene encoding A-kinase anchor protein 14; amino-acid sequence: MDTKVEDDPLDLRASEFKSALDAQPDPQPEESTQPDFEIKNIDWVACKDFTLSVGKKQIEEYMCTWEMNPKWLFSVQFLQERELEYEKQFLYRALWSIPTSRRPIPAHTASVYFTISISKIKPQTNPVQVRFQLEFSKTTHVPGKTIFREKWLNDSIENKSLLMETITFKK
- the c1h1orf159 gene encoding uncharacterized protein C1orf159 homolog, with protein sequence MIRVYYIIGVALFASEIPEIQALLENPDDCCRRTQKTNETWCPQMENSTVRCVKCDTLTSDLWNLTLCNTPVNGTAISTIINIGGPGVAASVLLGTLFISLFLILSVASFFYLKRSNHLPGVFYRRKAFIFQPSETAVMMPATSSSVRKPRYVRRERPSAAAAVGSSATISVGHVTKVYNVTVQ